A single window of uncultured Pseudodesulfovibrio sp. DNA harbors:
- a CDS encoding response regulator — protein sequence MDDRIRILFVDDEPNVLAALKRMLRSKHKEWEMLFVENGADAISLIKQNAFDIIVSDIRMPGIDGGELLNRVKDLSPKTIRIALSGQVDMTEVMQSIRAVHQYISKPCEADYLIDRIEGALHSQAVLTDQRMLEMVTEVEALPVIPEVFQNTEAELRKKEPSIDIIAGYITQDVGLVTKIIKLINSPYFGLPTQVDSVEKAITMLGLDTIRALILSTHLFTMYGDNTLPGFSLSLLWEHSFRVSNIARLIASYEKEPQKVIIQCRMAGLLHDVGKLVMANSFPKKYREVLTHVSLPGGLSVHSAEKKVFGTTHAEIGAYLMGLWGMSNNVVHAIGHHHGFNKPDGSVAMYLSIANTIDHNFVVFNDQYERIKFEKGLAPIILDQNKLALWVPHINDNWPGDYPLTDFNPEIINELIA from the coding sequence ATGGATGACCGGATTCGCATACTCTTCGTGGATGATGAACCCAATGTGCTCGCTGCGCTTAAGCGCATGCTCAGAAGCAAACACAAAGAATGGGAAATGCTCTTTGTGGAAAACGGCGCAGATGCAATCTCCCTCATAAAACAAAACGCGTTCGACATTATTGTTTCCGACATTCGTATGCCAGGAATTGATGGAGGAGAACTGCTCAATCGCGTGAAGGACCTGTCTCCCAAAACAATCCGAATCGCGCTCTCTGGACAGGTAGACATGACCGAGGTGATGCAAAGCATCAGGGCTGTACACCAATACATTTCAAAACCATGTGAAGCCGATTACCTTATCGACAGAATAGAAGGAGCACTTCACTCTCAGGCGGTATTGACCGACCAACGAATGCTGGAAATGGTCACAGAAGTTGAAGCTTTGCCGGTCATCCCTGAAGTCTTTCAAAACACGGAGGCCGAGCTACGAAAAAAGGAACCCTCCATAGATATTATCGCAGGATACATCACACAGGATGTTGGACTTGTGACCAAGATTATCAAACTGATCAACTCTCCGTACTTCGGACTGCCCACGCAAGTTGATTCGGTAGAGAAAGCCATCACCATGCTTGGACTCGACACCATACGAGCTCTTATTCTATCAACACATCTTTTCACCATGTATGGTGACAACACCTTGCCGGGCTTCTCGCTCTCCCTGCTTTGGGAACACAGTTTCAGGGTCTCCAACATCGCTCGCCTCATCGCTAGTTATGAAAAAGAACCACAAAAGGTCATCATCCAATGCCGAATGGCCGGACTTCTTCACGACGTGGGAAAACTGGTCATGGCCAACTCCTTCCCCAAAAAATACAGGGAAGTACTTACACATGTTTCACTCCCCGGCGGCCTGTCTGTCCACTCAGCAGAAAAAAAAGTCTTCGGGACAACTCATGCTGAAATCGGCGCGTATCTGATGGGCCTATGGGGCATGTCCAACAACGTGGTGCATGCCATAGGGCATCATCACGGTTTTAACAAACCCGACGGGAGTGTTGCCATGTACCTGTCAATTGCCAACACCATTGACCACAACTTCGTCGTCTTCAACGACCAATATGAACGTATCAAGTTCGAAAAAGGCCTAGCCCCGATAATTCTGGATCAAAACAAATTGGCTCTTTGGGTGCCCCACATTAATGATAATTGGCCAGGAGATTATCCTCTCACTGATTTTAACCCTGAAATCATCAACGAACTGATCGCATAG
- a CDS encoding HD domain-containing phosphohydrolase → MPTRILLVDDEPNVLSALRRQLRDLYEIEVQTDPTMALLDIDKRKPFAAVVSDFRMPKMNGIEFLNEFKQKSPDTTRLMLTGYADLENAIRAVNDGNVFRFLTKPCDNETFVNNVKDAVKQYELVTAKKILLEKTLKGSVELLSEITALVNPEAGERINRVRRYVRYMMKQKGVKDCWRYDIATMLSQLGTLILPPGTIENLCEGEELSPEQVQLFEMHPVIAQNLITKLPRLKSIGDMIAYQLKGFDGSGTPRDPVKGEDIPLGGRILRLALDYDLALQCEENSQKAFLRLEKEADVYDPELLYYLEGMLGVEARYEIQSVLFSELRPGMILHEDIISTQGAMLLRKSLELDKGKIDRIHMFAKEVGINKTITVLVPEAGE, encoded by the coding sequence ATGCCTACACGAATTCTTCTCGTGGATGACGAGCCCAATGTTCTTTCTGCCTTACGTCGTCAACTCCGCGACCTTTATGAAATTGAAGTACAGACCGACCCGACCATGGCTCTTCTTGATATCGACAAAAGAAAACCGTTCGCAGCCGTTGTTTCCGACTTCAGAATGCCCAAGATGAATGGCATCGAATTCCTGAATGAATTCAAGCAAAAAAGCCCGGACACAACTCGCCTCATGCTGACAGGGTATGCAGATCTGGAAAACGCTATCAGAGCCGTTAACGACGGTAATGTGTTCAGATTCCTGACAAAACCATGTGACAATGAAACGTTCGTCAACAACGTCAAAGACGCTGTCAAACAATACGAACTGGTCACGGCAAAGAAAATCCTGCTTGAAAAGACCCTGAAAGGCAGCGTTGAACTACTGAGTGAAATAACCGCATTGGTTAACCCTGAAGCCGGCGAACGCATCAACAGGGTAAGACGATATGTCCGTTACATGATGAAACAAAAGGGTGTTAAGGATTGTTGGAGATACGACATTGCAACCATGCTGTCTCAACTCGGAACGCTCATTCTGCCTCCTGGAACCATCGAAAACCTTTGCGAGGGGGAAGAACTCTCCCCTGAACAGGTCCAGTTGTTTGAAATGCATCCCGTTATCGCCCAAAACCTCATCACAAAACTACCACGGCTCAAATCCATCGGCGATATGATTGCATACCAACTCAAAGGATTTGACGGATCAGGAACGCCGAGAGATCCCGTAAAGGGTGAGGACATTCCCCTTGGTGGACGCATACTCCGGCTTGCGCTTGATTATGATTTAGCCTTGCAGTGTGAGGAAAATTCACAAAAAGCCTTTCTTCGGCTTGAAAAAGAAGCAGATGTATATGACCCGGAACTCCTCTATTATCTGGAAGGCATGCTCGGTGTCGAAGCGCGATATGAGATTCAGTCAGTGCTTTTCAGCGAACTCAGACCAGGCATGATTCTGCATGAGGATATCATTTCAACTCAGGGTGCAATGCTGCTGCGAAAGAGCTTAGAGCTCGACAAAGGAAAAATCGATCGAATACATATGTTTGCCAAAGAAGTAGGCATCAATAAAACCATTACAGTCCTTGTCCCGGAAGCAGGAGAATAG
- a CDS encoding HD domain-containing phosphohydrolase produces MHTGKDYKHVKVLLVDDEEKILQSHRRTLRTHFQIHTALGGKAALEILENNGPFAVIVSDIKMPSMTGVELLSIVREKYPDTIRIVLTGYADLELAINAVNRGDIFRFMTKPCAKEDLIAAITEGIKQYHMTKTTQEYAVVKRLQKGLEGTLRAFTRLVEFRDPYTAGHMDRVAGIATNIAERMELERDRIEAIRLASLVHDIGKIAVPAGILNKPGELNDAEFALIKAHPLVGAEIFETLDTDWPISRIILEHHERIDGSGYPNGLLGNQMLLESMILSVADVVDAITTHRPYRQSLGRQKAIDYLKKNSGVEFAPEVVSIAVDMLENDWILDS; encoded by the coding sequence ATGCACACTGGAAAAGACTACAAGCATGTAAAAGTATTGTTGGTGGATGACGAAGAAAAAATACTGCAAAGCCATCGCCGCACACTTAGAACACACTTCCAGATTCATACGGCCTTGGGAGGAAAAGCTGCCCTTGAAATTCTTGAAAATAACGGGCCATTTGCGGTTATCGTTTCCGACATCAAGATGCCATCCATGACTGGGGTCGAACTTCTGTCAATCGTACGAGAAAAATACCCGGATACCATCAGAATAGTACTGACAGGATACGCCGATCTGGAACTCGCTATTAATGCGGTCAATCGTGGAGACATCTTCCGATTCATGACCAAACCATGCGCCAAAGAGGATCTCATCGCCGCTATTACCGAAGGGATCAAACAATATCACATGACCAAAACGACCCAGGAATACGCTGTGGTCAAACGCCTTCAAAAAGGACTTGAAGGGACTTTGCGAGCTTTCACTCGACTTGTTGAATTCAGAGATCCCTACACCGCCGGGCACATGGACAGAGTCGCCGGGATTGCGACGAACATCGCCGAACGCATGGAGCTTGAACGAGATCGAATCGAAGCGATCAGGCTTGCCTCCCTCGTTCACGACATTGGCAAAATTGCCGTCCCAGCCGGGATACTAAACAAACCGGGAGAGCTCAATGATGCAGAATTCGCCTTGATAAAGGCACATCCTCTGGTTGGAGCGGAAATTTTTGAAACACTCGATACGGATTGGCCCATATCGAGGATCATACTTGAACACCACGAACGCATTGACGGTTCTGGCTATCCCAATGGGCTGCTCGGCAATCAAATGTTACTGGAATCAATGATCTTGTCTGTGGCCGATGTTGTTGATGCCATCACGACACACAGACCATACAGGCAAAGTCTTGGTCGTCAAAAGGCAATTGATTATCTCAAAAAAAACAGCGGAGTAGAGTTCGCGCCGGAAGTGGTCTCTATTGCTGTCGATATGCTTGAAAACGACTGGATTCTGGACAGTTAG
- a CDS encoding PAS domain S-box protein — MLRRKKRFLLLAALMVLLVGVVSVFSSWRLYETSLREQRARLFEVVESEASLAAELSWVTMQLEAEGKVINPIDVLLEHLSRAHRNVQSESSSREFTIAKRSGDTIEFLVVNGRIVEDGAAIKSLPWISPYAAPMKKALSGESGTVIGLDYSGVDVLAAYTTLSLQFGVIGLVAKIDIEEIRAPFIQANLIVFGVGLVLTLLFLFIFFRLSEPIIKELHQSEKSYRDVVEGARNIILRVREDGVVLFANNYANVMFFQDKGSLVGHDFSQYIVKDVSAGAQDVLMGMVKSKKFQYETEVRLFDGTQKWISWGARIISEEGEPVEILCIGNDSTSEHLANAARREVEERFRGIAKASPVGIVITNMEGHLLYANEQMHRLTGASSVELSGRGWIQRIHPDERISILGSWFSSSRVSKRRRELRMLSNKREVFWVLGQIVELKNSNNDIVGNVLTFTDITQIKEAELAKSRLSAAIEQAGEMVIITDLRANITYVNPAFEEMTGYKREEVVGENPRILNSGEQDAAFYEDLWETVTSGNVWSGRSLNLKKNGQRYTQEFSIGPIRDDLGSIIGYVGVARDISDQLIIEAQLRQSQKLESIGELAAGIAHEINTPTQYVSSNIQFLKDSFVTYEKMLDQCRKLIEEVLTMEEGVSCASLHELAENLLDEKELEYLKEDIPQALTESESGLKRVAEIVRSVKQLAHPGEMNKSYHRLNEIAKDAVTVSANEWKYVAEVKAEYDEDLPAVYCLKGEVGQVVLNLIINGAHAIEKKKETSDEQGVIFIKTYQSGDMAVLEVSDTGTGIPQDVIDKIFDPFFTTKDVGKGTGQGLAIAHNVVVNMHGGNIDVLTEPGEGTTFVVRLPFGPEEN, encoded by the coding sequence ATGCTGAGAAGGAAAAAACGGTTTTTGCTGCTTGCCGCTTTGATGGTGCTACTTGTGGGAGTGGTTTCCGTTTTTAGTTCATGGCGTCTTTACGAGACTTCGCTTAGAGAGCAACGGGCTCGGTTGTTTGAAGTAGTTGAGAGTGAAGCCAGCCTTGCCGCCGAGTTGAGTTGGGTAACCATGCAACTTGAGGCCGAAGGAAAAGTAATAAATCCGATAGACGTCTTGCTGGAACATTTGAGCCGTGCGCACAGAAATGTTCAGAGTGAAAGTAGCTCCAGGGAATTTACGATCGCCAAACGGTCAGGGGATACCATTGAATTTCTTGTTGTGAATGGTAGGATCGTGGAAGATGGGGCGGCCATAAAGTCTCTTCCATGGATCAGTCCATATGCAGCCCCAATGAAAAAAGCTCTTAGCGGAGAATCCGGTACGGTTATCGGTTTGGACTATTCGGGTGTGGACGTTCTGGCTGCATACACAACTCTTTCATTGCAATTTGGTGTTATCGGTTTAGTTGCTAAAATTGATATTGAGGAAATTCGTGCTCCGTTTATACAGGCCAATTTGATTGTTTTTGGTGTTGGTCTTGTTTTAACCCTTCTTTTCCTTTTTATATTTTTTAGATTGAGTGAACCTATTATCAAGGAACTTCATCAAAGCGAGAAGTCTTATCGGGATGTGGTAGAGGGTGCTCGTAATATTATCCTTAGGGTCCGGGAAGACGGAGTCGTTCTTTTTGCCAACAACTATGCGAATGTGATGTTTTTTCAAGATAAGGGAAGTCTCGTCGGCCATGATTTTTCACAATATATAGTTAAAGATGTTTCTGCGGGAGCACAGGACGTTTTGATGGGGATGGTGAAGAGTAAAAAATTTCAATATGAAACGGAAGTGCGCCTTTTTGATGGAACTCAGAAATGGATATCTTGGGGGGCTCGTATCATTTCTGAAGAGGGTGAACCCGTTGAGATTCTTTGTATAGGTAATGACAGCACGTCCGAACATCTTGCCAATGCTGCCCGCCGTGAAGTGGAAGAGCGTTTCAGGGGGATTGCCAAAGCATCTCCGGTTGGTATTGTCATTACGAATATGGAAGGGCATTTGCTTTATGCCAATGAACAAATGCACCGGCTAACGGGGGCAAGCTCTGTCGAACTGTCTGGACGGGGATGGATACAACGCATCCATCCTGATGAGCGTATATCTATCCTTGGTAGTTGGTTTTCTTCGTCGCGGGTCAGTAAACGGCGAAGAGAATTGAGGATGCTTTCAAATAAGAGAGAGGTGTTTTGGGTTCTTGGTCAAATTGTTGAATTAAAAAATTCCAATAACGATATCGTTGGCAATGTCCTCACCTTCACTGACATAACACAGATCAAAGAGGCCGAGCTCGCCAAAAGTCGTTTGTCCGCAGCGATTGAACAGGCCGGCGAAATGGTCATCATTACTGATTTAAGAGCGAATATAACGTATGTAAATCCAGCTTTTGAAGAAATGACAGGGTACAAACGTGAAGAGGTTGTCGGTGAAAATCCTCGAATTTTGAACAGTGGAGAACAGGACGCCGCCTTCTATGAAGATTTATGGGAGACTGTGACAAGTGGTAATGTTTGGAGCGGGCGCTCTTTGAATCTTAAGAAGAATGGGCAAAGGTATACACAGGAGTTTAGCATTGGGCCTATTCGGGATGATCTGGGCAGTATTATCGGTTACGTCGGTGTTGCCAGGGATATTTCTGATCAACTTATTATAGAAGCGCAGTTGAGACAGTCGCAAAAGCTGGAATCCATTGGTGAGCTTGCTGCGGGTATCGCCCATGAAATCAATACGCCGACACAGTATGTCTCCAGTAATATACAATTCCTTAAGGATTCCTTTGTCACCTATGAAAAAATGCTCGACCAATGTCGAAAGCTTATTGAAGAGGTGTTGACGATGGAGGAGGGAGTTTCGTGTGCTTCCCTCCATGAGCTTGCGGAGAATCTTCTTGATGAAAAAGAGTTGGAATATCTCAAAGAAGATATTCCACAGGCCCTCACCGAGTCTGAATCCGGGCTTAAACGTGTGGCGGAAATTGTTCGATCTGTGAAGCAGTTGGCTCATCCGGGGGAGATGAACAAAAGCTATCATCGTTTAAATGAGATCGCCAAGGATGCGGTGACGGTTTCCGCCAATGAATGGAAGTATGTAGCTGAAGTCAAGGCCGAATATGATGAGGACCTCCCTGCTGTTTATTGTCTCAAGGGAGAAGTGGGACAGGTCGTCCTCAATCTTATTATTAATGGCGCACATGCCATTGAGAAAAAGAAGGAAACCAGTGATGAGCAGGGTGTAATCTTTATCAAAACCTATCAGTCTGGAGATATGGCTGTCTTGGAAGTGTCAGATACGGGAACTGGTATCCCACAGGATGTTATTGATAAGATTTTTGATCCGTTTTTTACCACAAAGGACGTTGGCAAGGGGACGGGACAGGGATTGGCTATTGCGCATAATGTTGTGGTCAACATGCATGGCGGCAATATCGATGTATTAACGGAACCGGGTGAGGGAACGACCTTTGTCGTTCGATTGCCGTTTGGCCCGGAGGAAAACTAA
- a CDS encoding bacteriohemerythrin → MENQVSRLKWSPELSLGQKDVDEQHKELIRIANGLINAVSIGRGKRTIQNVVQKLREYTVFHFSNEEAMMEQMRFPERGQHAAEHLRLKLSVKNYQRQLYKNENVNAEEVLDFMKDWLLGHILTFDRDFATYIVAFDEAEKSKENDASDVAEEKDNSATDSSDDE, encoded by the coding sequence ATGGAAAATCAAGTGAGTAGATTGAAGTGGAGTCCTGAGTTGAGTCTAGGGCAGAAGGATGTTGATGAGCAACACAAAGAGCTTATCAGAATCGCGAATGGGTTGATCAATGCCGTGTCTATTGGGCGTGGAAAACGGACGATTCAGAACGTCGTGCAGAAGCTTCGGGAGTATACTGTTTTTCATTTTTCGAATGAAGAAGCAATGATGGAACAGATGCGGTTTCCTGAACGCGGGCAGCATGCGGCGGAACATTTGCGACTGAAGCTTTCGGTGAAAAATTATCAGCGACAATTGTATAAAAATGAAAATGTGAATGCTGAAGAAGTTCTCGACTTCATGAAAGACTGGTTGCTGGGTCATATCCTTACTTTTGATCGAGATTTTGCAACGTATATTGTCGCTTTTGATGAAGCAGAGAAATCTAAAGAGAATGATGCGTCTGACGTTGCAGAGGAGAAGGACAACAGTGCTACCGATTCATCTGACGATGAATAA